The Campylobacter concisus genome has a window encoding:
- the rpoC gene encoding DNA-directed RNA polymerase subunit beta' has product MKLTNLKPVEIKEEHRPRDFEAFQLRLASPEKIKSWSYGEVKKPETINYRTLKPERDGLFCAKIFGPIRDYECLCGKYKKMRYKGIKCEKCGVEVTTSKVRRSRMGHIELVTPVAHIWYVNFLPSRIGALLGIKMKDLERVLYYEAYIVDNAGEAYYDNENSKKVEKYDVLNEEQYQSLASRYEETGFSARMGGEVIYDMLAELDLTQILNQLQEEMEATNSEAKKKTIVKRLKVIESFLNSGNRPEWMMITNLPVLPPDLRPLVNLDGGKFAVSDVNDLYRRVINRNSRLKRLLELDAPEIIIRNEKRMLQEAVDALFDNGRRANAVKGANKRPLKSLSEIIKGKQGRFRQNLLGKRVDFSGRSVIVVGPKLKMDQCGLPKKMALELFKPHLLARLEEKGYATTVKQAKKMIEDKTNEVWECLEEVVKDYPVMLNRAPTLHKLSIQAFHPVLVEGKAIQLHPLVCAAFNADFDGDQMAVHVPLSQEAIAECKILMLSSMNILLPASGKAITVPSQDMVLGIYYLSLERNDEKGANKIFSSVDEVMIAEEANTLGLHAKIKTMVDNKIIFTTAGRLILRAILPDFVPENMWNKIMKKKDIANLVDYVYRNGGLEVTADFLDKLKNLGFRYATKAGISISIADIIVPDSKQKYIDEAKKKVREIQKQYGAGLLTDSERYNKIIDIWTDTNNSVASEMMKLIQSDKGGFNSIYMMADSGARGSAAQIRQLAGMRGLMAKPDGSIIETPIISNFREGLNIMEYFNSTHGARKGLADTALKTANAGYLTRKLIDVAQNVKVTMHDCGTHEGVEITDITESGELIESLEERVLGRVLADDVIDPITNEILFSEGTLLDEEKAKAITEAGIKSVSIRTPITCKAPKGVCAKCYGLNLGEGKLVKPGEAVGIISAQSIGEPGTQLTLRTFHIGGTASTEQQDRQVIAQKEGFIRYYNLSTYENNGKKIVANRRSAAVLLVEPKIKSTIDGKIEIEYAHEDVNIVIKGKKEEIKYTIRRNDLAKPNELAGVSGKIEGKMYIPYANGDKVKENESIVEIIKEGWNIPNRIPYASELKISDGDPVTRKITADANGVVKFFILKGDFLDRLKDIKKGHKVTEKGFFVVVSDKDGREAVRHYIPRNSIIQVSDNDAVERATVVSLPEKDDKLIIAEWDPYSTPTIAEEAGVVSFEDVEPGYSATEQADEATGQRRLVINEYLPSGVKPAIIITTKSGHLIKYPLDPKTAIFVSSGDEVAQADILAKTPKAVAKSKDITGGLPRVSELFEARRPKNTAIVAEIDGVVRFDKPLRSKERIIIQAEDGTTAEYLIEKSRQIQVRDGEFVHAGEKLTDGLISSHDILRILGEKALHYYLISEIQQVYRRQGVAIADKHIEIIVSQMLRQVKIVDSGNTNFIVGDMVSRNKFKEENERIMKMGGEPAIAEPILLGVTRAAIGSDSVISAASFQETTKVLTEASIAAKFDYLEDLKENVILGRMIPVGTGFYKDKKIKIKEN; this is encoded by the coding sequence ATGAAACTAACTAATTTAAAACCAGTTGAGATAAAAGAAGAGCATAGACCTCGTGATTTTGAAGCTTTCCAACTTCGTTTAGCAAGTCCTGAGAAGATAAAATCTTGGAGTTATGGCGAGGTTAAAAAACCAGAAACTATCAACTACCGCACGCTAAAACCTGAGCGTGACGGCTTGTTTTGTGCCAAAATTTTCGGACCGATCCGTGATTATGAGTGTCTTTGTGGTAAATATAAAAAGATGCGCTACAAAGGTATCAAGTGCGAAAAGTGCGGCGTTGAAGTAACAACATCTAAAGTTCGTCGTTCTCGCATGGGTCACATCGAGCTTGTAACTCCAGTGGCTCATATCTGGTATGTAAATTTCTTGCCAAGCCGTATAGGTGCGCTTCTTGGTATCAAGATGAAAGACCTTGAACGCGTACTTTACTATGAAGCATACATTGTTGATAATGCTGGCGAGGCTTATTATGACAATGAAAATTCTAAAAAAGTTGAAAAATATGACGTTTTAAACGAGGAGCAATATCAAAGCCTAGCTTCAAGATATGAAGAAACTGGCTTTAGCGCTAGAATGGGTGGCGAGGTCATTTATGATATGCTAGCTGAGCTTGATCTAACTCAAATTTTAAATCAGCTACAAGAAGAGATGGAGGCTACAAATTCTGAGGCCAAGAAAAAGACTATCGTAAAACGTTTAAAGGTTATCGAGAGCTTTTTAAATTCAGGCAACCGCCCAGAATGGATGATGATAACAAATTTACCAGTTCTTCCGCCTGATCTTAGACCTCTTGTTAATCTTGATGGTGGTAAATTTGCTGTTTCAGACGTAAATGATCTATATCGCCGTGTAATAAATAGAAATAGCCGTCTAAAACGCTTACTTGAGCTTGACGCACCTGAGATCATTATCAGAAACGAAAAGAGAATGCTTCAAGAGGCTGTTGATGCGCTATTTGACAATGGCCGTAGAGCAAATGCGGTAAAAGGTGCAAATAAACGACCACTAAAATCACTAAGTGAGATCATCAAAGGTAAGCAAGGCCGCTTCCGTCAGAATTTGCTAGGCAAGCGTGTTGATTTCTCTGGACGTTCTGTTATCGTCGTTGGTCCAAAGCTTAAAATGGATCAGTGCGGTCTTCCAAAGAAGATGGCTTTAGAGCTATTTAAGCCACATTTGCTTGCTCGCCTTGAAGAAAAAGGCTATGCGACAACTGTTAAGCAAGCTAAAAAGATGATAGAAGATAAGACAAATGAGGTTTGGGAGTGCTTAGAAGAGGTCGTTAAAGACTATCCAGTTATGCTAAACCGTGCTCCGACACTTCACAAGCTTTCTATCCAGGCGTTTCACCCAGTTCTTGTTGAGGGCAAGGCGATCCAGCTTCACCCACTAGTTTGTGCGGCGTTCAACGCTGACTTCGACGGTGACCAAATGGCTGTTCACGTGCCACTATCTCAAGAGGCTATCGCTGAGTGCAAAATTTTGATGCTTAGCTCAATGAACATCTTGCTTCCTGCAAGTGGTAAGGCCATCACAGTCCCTTCACAAGATATGGTTTTAGGAATTTATTACCTAAGCTTAGAGAGAAACGATGAAAAAGGTGCAAATAAAATTTTCTCAAGCGTCGATGAAGTAATGATCGCTGAAGAGGCTAATACACTTGGCCTTCACGCTAAAATCAAAACAATGGTTGATAACAAGATCATCTTTACAACAGCTGGTCGCTTGATCTTAAGAGCGATACTTCCTGATTTTGTCCCTGAAAATATGTGGAATAAGATCATGAAGAAAAAAGATATTGCAAATTTGGTTGATTATGTTTATAGAAATGGCGGCCTTGAAGTAACGGCTGACTTCCTTGATAAGCTTAAAAATTTAGGCTTTAGATATGCTACAAAAGCGGGAATTTCTATCTCTATCGCAGACATCATCGTGCCAGATAGCAAGCAAAAATATATCGATGAAGCTAAGAAAAAAGTTCGTGAAATTCAAAAGCAATATGGCGCTGGTCTTTTAACAGATAGTGAGAGATACAACAAGATTATCGATATCTGGACAGATACAAACAATAGCGTTGCAAGCGAGATGATGAAGCTTATCCAAAGTGATAAAGGTGGATTTAACTCAATTTATATGATGGCAGACTCAGGTGCAAGAGGTAGTGCAGCGCAAATTCGCCAGCTAGCTGGTATGCGTGGTCTTATGGCAAAACCAGACGGCTCGATTATCGAAACACCGATCATTTCAAACTTCCGTGAAGGTCTAAACATAATGGAGTACTTCAACTCAACCCACGGAGCTAGAAAAGGTCTTGCTGATACCGCGCTAAAAACTGCCAACGCTGGTTACCTAACAAGAAAGCTAATCGACGTTGCTCAAAACGTTAAAGTCACAATGCACGACTGCGGTACGCACGAGGGTGTTGAGATCACAGATATCACAGAGAGCGGCGAGCTAATCGAAAGCCTTGAAGAGAGGGTACTAGGCCGTGTTTTAGCAGATGATGTGATCGATCCTATAACAAATGAAATTTTGTTTAGTGAAGGCACATTGCTTGATGAGGAGAAAGCTAAGGCAATAACAGAAGCTGGCATAAAATCAGTAAGCATTAGAACACCTATCACGTGCAAGGCGCCAAAAGGCGTTTGCGCAAAATGCTACGGCTTAAATTTGGGCGAGGGCAAACTTGTAAAACCAGGCGAGGCTGTCGGTATCATCTCAGCTCAATCAATCGGTGAGCCAGGTACTCAGCTAACGCTAAGAACGTTCCACATTGGTGGTACGGCTTCTACTGAGCAGCAAGATCGTCAAGTCATTGCTCAAAAAGAGGGCTTTATTAGGTATTACAACCTTAGTACATACGAGAACAACGGCAAGAAAATCGTTGCAAACAGAAGAAGTGCGGCTGTACTACTTGTTGAGCCAAAGATAAAATCAACAATCGATGGTAAAATCGAGATCGAATATGCTCACGAAGACGTAAATATCGTTATCAAGGGCAAAAAAGAAGAGATCAAATATACCATCAGAAGAAACGACCTTGCTAAGCCAAACGAACTAGCTGGCGTTAGCGGCAAGATCGAAGGCAAGATGTATATCCCTTATGCAAATGGCGATAAGGTAAAAGAGAATGAGAGTATCGTTGAGATAATAAAAGAGGGTTGGAACATTCCAAATCGTATCCCATATGCTAGTGAGCTTAAAATTTCAGATGGCGATCCAGTAACTAGAAAGATCACAGCAGATGCAAATGGTGTGGTTAAATTTTTCATACTAAAAGGTGACTTCCTTGATAGGCTAAAAGATATCAAAAAAGGTCACAAAGTAACTGAAAAAGGCTTCTTTGTTGTCGTTTCTGACAAGGATGGACGTGAGGCAGTTCGCCACTACATCCCAAGAAATTCTATCATCCAAGTATCAGACAATGATGCGGTAGAAAGAGCGACAGTAGTCTCACTACCTGAAAAAGATGACAAGCTAATAATCGCTGAGTGGGATCCATACTCAACTCCAACTATTGCAGAAGAGGCTGGTGTGGTTAGCTTTGAAGATGTCGAGCCAGGATATAGTGCGACTGAGCAAGCTGACGAGGCAACTGGTCAAAGACGTCTTGTTATCAACGAATATTTGCCAAGTGGCGTAAAACCAGCGATCATTATCACTACAAAGAGCGGACATTTGATCAAGTATCCACTTGATCCAAAAACTGCGATCTTTGTTTCAAGTGGCGATGAAGTAGCCCAAGCTGACATTTTGGCTAAGACTCCAAAAGCTGTTGCTAAGTCAAAAGATATCACCGGTGGTCTTCCAAGAGTTAGTGAGCTATTTGAGGCAAGACGCCCTAAAAATACAGCCATCGTTGCTGAGATCGACGGCGTTGTTAGATTTGACAAGCCACTTCGCTCAAAAGAGCGCATCATCATCCAAGCAGAAGATGGCACGACAGCTGAGTATTTGATCGAGAAGAGCCGCCAGATCCAAGTAAGAGACGGCGAATTTGTTCATGCTGGTGAGAAACTAACAGACGGACTTATCTCAAGCCATGATATCTTAAGAATTCTTGGTGAAAAGGCACTTCACTACTATTTGATCAGCGAAATTCAGCAAGTTTATCGTCGCCAAGGTGTTGCGATCGCTGATAAGCACATCGAGATCATCGTCTCTCAAATGCTTCGCCAAGTCAAAATCGTCGATAGCGGAAATACAAATTTCATCGTTGGCGACATGGTTTCAAGAAACAAATTTAAAGAAGAGAACGAGCGCATCATGAAAATGGGTGGCGAGCCAGCTATCGCTGAACCGATCCTTCTTGGTGTTACAAGAGCAGCTATCGGAAGTGATAGTGTGATCTCTGCTGCGTCATTCCAAGAGACAACTAAGGTCTTAACAGAAGCGTCAATCGCTGCTAAATTTGACTATCTTGAAGATCTAAAAGAGAACGTCATCCTTGGACGTATGATCCCAGTTGGTACTGGTTTTTACAAAGATAAAAAGATAAAGATCAAAGAAAACTAA
- a CDS encoding DoxX family protein — MKNVDLGLLFLRLGLGICLFMHGFGKILHGVGGVKSILVDAGLPSFLAYFAYLSEVLAPIMIAVGFYSRLGALLVFGSSLVILYSYFGLSNLLELTNVNGFKAELIYLYIAMSLCIISTGSGKYAIKQD; from the coding sequence ATGAAAAATGTCGATCTTGGACTTTTATTTCTGCGCTTAGGCCTTGGAATTTGCCTTTTTATGCACGGCTTTGGCAAAATTTTACACGGAGTTGGCGGCGTAAAGAGCATTTTAGTTGATGCTGGACTACCTAGTTTTCTGGCGTATTTTGCCTATCTTAGCGAGGTTTTAGCCCCTATAATGATTGCTGTTGGTTTTTACTCAAGGCTTGGCGCGCTCCTAGTTTTTGGCTCTAGTCTTGTCATTTTGTATTCATATTTTGGCTTGTCAAATTTACTTGAGCTAACTAATGTAAATGGCTTTAAAGCAGAGCTTATATATCTTTATATCGCTATGTCACTTTGCATCATCTCGACTGGTAGCGGTAAATACGCTATCAAACAAGATTGA
- the iadA gene encoding beta-aspartyl-peptidase, with protein sequence MILIKNAKIYSPKFLGKKDIFICNGKIVCIAENLEPNLPNVKVIDASNLVAIPGLIDKHVHITGGGGEGGFKTRVPEIMLSNLIEAGITTAVGLLGTDSTTRSVENLVAKAHALNDEGITCYAHTGAYSSKTPTITGEIEKDIVFVDPIIGTKLAISDHRSSSVSKDELAHIVSAGRVAGMISSKSGHTTLHMGDGKKGLNLIYEVLNEYDMPITLFQPTHVNRNEELFKQSFKFIKDGGYIDFTCMPGLTPLEAVKRIKKENLPTNKITISSDGFGSYSSYDSDGNLLKIGIASVKSLYEEFINFVKDGFSIEEALPYFTTNVARSVALQNKKGEIKENFDADILLIDDKFEIKFVVAKGEILKDDSGFIKKGTYE encoded by the coding sequence ATGATACTTATAAAAAATGCCAAAATTTACTCGCCAAAATTTCTTGGCAAAAAAGATATATTTATATGTAATGGCAAGATCGTCTGCATAGCTGAAAATTTAGAGCCAAATTTGCCAAATGTAAAGGTGATCGACGCTTCAAATTTAGTAGCCATACCAGGTCTTATTGATAAGCACGTGCATATCACTGGAGGCGGCGGAGAGGGTGGCTTTAAGACTAGAGTGCCTGAGATCATGCTTTCAAATTTAATAGAAGCTGGCATAACGACGGCTGTTGGCCTACTTGGAACTGACAGCACGACAAGAAGCGTTGAAAATTTAGTCGCAAAAGCACACGCGCTAAACGACGAGGGCATCACATGCTACGCTCACACCGGCGCATACAGCTCTAAAACGCCAACTATAACTGGAGAGATCGAAAAAGATATTGTCTTTGTTGATCCGATAATCGGCACCAAGCTAGCCATAAGCGACCACCGCTCATCAAGCGTGAGCAAAGATGAGCTCGCTCACATAGTCTCTGCTGGCAGGGTGGCTGGTATGATCAGCTCGAAGTCAGGACACACCACACTTCACATGGGCGACGGCAAAAAGGGCTTAAATTTGATCTATGAAGTGCTAAATGAGTATGACATGCCGATCACGCTATTTCAGCCAACGCACGTAAATAGAAACGAGGAGCTTTTTAAGCAAAGCTTTAAATTTATAAAAGATGGCGGCTATATCGACTTTACCTGTATGCCAGGACTTACGCCACTTGAGGCTGTAAAGCGTATCAAAAAAGAAAATTTACCGACAAATAAGATAACAATTAGCTCAGATGGCTTTGGTAGCTACTCTAGCTATGATAGTGACGGAAATTTACTAAAAATAGGCATTGCTAGCGTCAAGAGCTTATATGAAGAGTTTATAAATTTTGTAAAAGATGGTTTTAGTATCGAAGAGGCGTTGCCGTATTTTACGACAAATGTTGCAAGAAGTGTAGCCTTGCAAAATAAAAAAGGCGAGATAAAAGAAAATTTCGATGCAGATATTTTGCTAATCGATGATAAATTTGAGATTAAATTTGTCGTTGCAAAGGGTGAAATTTTAAAAGATGACAGCGGTTTTATAAAAAAAGGAACATATGAATAA
- the nhaC gene encoding Na+/H+ antiporter NhaC: MNSIKKEPSFLLALTPILVMIVGLALGVGYMKLKVEPIILIAALVAGGIAWRLGYSWSELQEGVIEKISSSLPALMILWAVGLLIGSWVFSGTIPMIIYYGVDLISPQYLVLTAFVIAAIISTVTGTSWGSAGTVGVAIMGIAQGLDVNLAATAGAVVAGAYFGDKLSPLSDTTNLAPIAAGSELYEHIRHMFYTTIPATIVAIAAYLFFGSEAASSGANVSESVLALQGQLDKIFHWNIILLLPVLFVLAGSVLKWPTIPVMIIASLFSVLLGVIVQDFSFKNGFISVMTGFNVTMSGINMEFSKDITKLLNRGGVSSVNSTTILVICAMGFAGIISKTGMLTKVLHTIMARVKSTAGVIISTIGSCLTVAFVTGSSYLSILIPGEMFKDFYKEKNLAAKNLSRTLEDSGTVIVPLIPWSAAGAYMTATLGVPTVEYLPWAILNYMGVVFAIILALTGIGIAKINKDAK, encoded by the coding sequence ATGAACTCTATAAAAAAAGAGCCTTCGTTTCTGCTGGCCCTTACGCCTATCTTGGTTATGATCGTAGGCCTTGCGCTTGGCGTTGGTTATATGAAGCTAAAGGTTGAGCCGATCATTTTGATAGCAGCCCTTGTGGCTGGTGGCATCGCTTGGAGGCTAGGATATAGTTGGAGTGAGCTTCAAGAGGGAGTGATAGAGAAAATTTCAAGCTCATTGCCAGCGCTTATGATACTTTGGGCAGTCGGTCTGCTTATTGGCTCGTGGGTATTTTCAGGCACTATCCCTATGATCATCTACTACGGTGTAGATCTTATAAGTCCGCAGTATCTAGTCCTAACAGCTTTTGTCATCGCTGCTATCATCTCAACCGTGACTGGCACGTCTTGGGGTTCTGCTGGCACAGTCGGTGTCGCCATCATGGGTATAGCTCAAGGTCTTGATGTAAATTTAGCAGCAACTGCTGGTGCGGTAGTCGCAGGAGCATACTTTGGCGACAAGCTCTCTCCGCTCTCAGACACGACAAACCTAGCTCCAATAGCTGCTGGCTCAGAGCTTTATGAACACATCAGACATATGTTTTATACGACTATCCCAGCAACTATCGTTGCGATAGCAGCTTATCTATTTTTTGGTAGTGAGGCGGCAAGTAGTGGTGCAAATGTTTCAGAGTCGGTTTTGGCGCTTCAAGGTCAGCTTGATAAAATTTTTCACTGGAACATCATCTTGCTTTTGCCTGTGCTTTTTGTCTTGGCTGGCTCGGTGCTAAAGTGGCCAACGATACCTGTCATGATCATAGCCTCGCTATTTTCAGTGCTTCTTGGTGTTATAGTTCAAGATTTTAGCTTTAAAAATGGCTTTATCTCAGTGATGACTGGTTTTAACGTCACGATGAGTGGCATTAATATGGAGTTTTCAAAAGATATCACTAAGCTTCTAAATAGAGGCGGCGTGAGCTCTGTAAATTCAACCACTATCCTAGTCATCTGCGCTATGGGCTTTGCTGGCATCATCTCAAAAACTGGCATGCTTACAAAGGTACTTCACACCATCATGGCAAGGGTTAAATCAACAGCAGGCGTCATCATCTCGACTATCGGCTCATGCCTAACTGTCGCATTTGTCACAGGTAGCTCATATCTTTCCATCCTCATCCCTGGCGAGATGTTTAAAGACTTTTATAAAGAGAAAAATTTAGCAGCCAAAAACCTCTCAAGAACGCTTGAAGACTCTGGCACCGTGATCGTCCCACTCATCCCTTGGTCAGCAGCAGGCGCATATATGACAGCCACACTTGGTGTGCCAACGGTAGAGTACTTGCCATGGGCGATACTAAACTACATGGGCGTTGTCTTTGCTATCATTTTAGCTCTTACTGGCATCGGCATAGCTAAGATAAACAAGGATGCCAAATGA
- the rpsG gene encoding 30S ribosomal protein S7, whose product MRRRKAPVREVLPDPIYGNKIITKFINSLMYDGKKSVATEIMYGAIKAIEKKNAEVKGIDVFNDAIENVKPILEVKSRRVGGATYQVPVEVRPARQQALAIRWLITFARKRSERTMVDKLANELLDAANSKGASFKKKEDTYKMAEANKAFAHYRW is encoded by the coding sequence ATGAGAAGAAGAAAAGCTCCTGTAAGGGAAGTTTTACCTGATCCGATTTACGGAAATAAAATAATCACTAAATTTATTAATTCTCTTATGTATGATGGCAAAAAAAGCGTCGCTACAGAGATAATGTATGGTGCTATTAAAGCTATCGAAAAGAAAAATGCTGAGGTTAAAGGCATTGACGTTTTTAACGACGCTATTGAAAATGTAAAACCTATTTTAGAAGTTAAATCACGCCGTGTTGGTGGCGCTACTTATCAAGTACCAGTTGAGGTTCGCCCAGCTCGCCAACAAGCTCTTGCTATCCGCTGGCTTATAACTTTTGCTAGAAAAAGAAGCGAAAGAACAATGGTTGATAAACTAGCAAATGAGCTTTTAGATGCGGCAAATTCAAAAGGTGCATCTTTCAAGAAGAAGGAAGATACTTACAAGATGGCAGAGGCTAATAAAGCATTTGCTCACTACCGCTGGTAA
- the rpsL gene encoding 30S ribosomal protein S12 — protein sequence MPTINQLVRNERKKVTVKSKSPALKECPQRRGVCTRVYTTTPKKPNSALRKVAKVRLTSGFEVISYIGGEGHNLQEHSIVLVRGGRVKDLPGVKYHIVRGALDTAGVAKRTVSRSKYGAKRPKAGAAAPKK from the coding sequence GTGCCAACCATAAATCAATTGGTCAGAAATGAACGCAAGAAAGTGACTGTTAAGTCAAAATCTCCAGCGTTAAAAGAGTGCCCTCAAAGAAGAGGAGTTTGCACTAGGGTTTATACTACAACTCCTAAAAAACCAAACTCAGCTTTGAGGAAAGTTGCCAAAGTTAGGCTTACAAGCGGTTTTGAAGTCATCAGCTATATCGGCGGTGAAGGTCACAACCTACAAGAACACAGTATCGTTTTAGTTCGCGGCGGTAGGGTTAAAGACTTACCAGGTGTTAAGTATCACATCGTTCGTGGTGCACTTGATACTGCTGGTGTTGCAAAAAGAACAGTTTCTCGTTCTAAATATGGTGCAAAACGCCCTAAAGCTGGCGCTGCTGCTCCAAAAAAGTAA